A DNA window from Sulfitobacter sp. BSw21498 contains the following coding sequences:
- a CDS encoding glycosyltransferase family 4 protein: MKIMFVHQNMPGQYRELVQWLADQRAHQIYFLTQRKNPPRFDGVETRVYKTHHRPAENAYGLSKNWEESTGNGLGAARAAKQIERSEGFKPDIVVGHVGWGELTFFKQIWPDVPIIGFFEYYYSETGGPVGFDPEEPVTENTPFLLHARNAVPLANIETVDVGLSPTYWQRDRFPQSFHRKLYVCHDGIRTDQLRPNPSVTLKLGRLNHVLTKDDEVLTFVSRNLERTRGFHVFMRALPRILKQRPNARVLVVGGNDTSYGGKSKHPGGLRAEMEAEVGKDVDWSRVHFLGKLPYEDYQKVVQISRCHLYLTMPFVLSWSLLEAMAMGATIVGSDVAPVREAITHGETGLLCDFFDPDALGDQVAEVLAHPTRYAHLGPAARAHVVKTYDFLSKCLPEHIAQMNALVPKGQRINLPKTTT; encoded by the coding sequence TTGATGGCGTCGAAACGCGGGTCTACAAGACTCATCACCGACCGGCAGAGAACGCCTATGGGCTGTCAAAGAACTGGGAGGAATCCACGGGCAACGGTTTGGGCGCTGCCCGTGCGGCCAAGCAGATCGAACGCAGCGAAGGGTTCAAGCCGGATATTGTCGTGGGACACGTGGGGTGGGGGGAGCTGACGTTTTTCAAACAGATATGGCCCGATGTCCCGATCATCGGCTTTTTCGAATACTATTACAGCGAAACCGGCGGGCCCGTGGGCTTTGACCCCGAAGAGCCCGTGACCGAGAACACGCCGTTTTTGCTGCATGCGCGCAACGCCGTGCCGCTGGCGAATATCGAAACCGTTGATGTGGGGCTAAGCCCGACCTACTGGCAGCGCGACCGTTTCCCGCAAAGCTTTCATCGCAAGCTCTATGTCTGCCACGATGGGATACGCACCGATCAGCTGCGCCCGAACCCGTCGGTGACGCTGAAACTCGGGCGGCTGAACCACGTACTGACGAAGGACGACGAGGTGCTGACCTTCGTATCGCGCAACCTTGAACGCACGCGGGGATTCCATGTGTTCATGCGGGCGCTGCCTCGCATCCTGAAACAACGGCCCAATGCGCGGGTGCTGGTGGTGGGCGGGAATGACACGTCTTATGGCGGCAAAAGTAAACACCCCGGCGGGCTGCGCGCCGAGATGGAGGCAGAGGTTGGCAAGGACGTGGATTGGTCCCGCGTGCATTTTCTGGGCAAGCTGCCTTACGAGGATTACCAGAAGGTCGTGCAGATCAGCCGCTGCCATTTGTATCTGACGATGCCGTTTGTGCTGTCGTGGTCCCTGCTCGAAGCGATGGCGATGGGCGCGACGATTGTCGGCTCTGATGTGGCCCCCGTGCGCGAGGCGATTACCCATGGCGAAACCGGCCTGCTGTGCGATTTCTTTGATCCCGATGCGCTGGGCGATCAGGTGGCAGAAGTCTTGGCCCATCCGACGCGATATGCGCATTTAGGGCCTGCGGCACGGGCGCATGTGGTCAAGACGTATGACTTTTTGTCCAAGTGCCTGCCGGAACATATCGCGCAGATGAATGCGTTGGTCCCCAAAGGCCAGCGGATCAACCTGCCCAAGACGACGACATAG
- a CDS encoding SDR family oxidoreductase: MDKTLLSIGHGFSARALAARLVPQGWRIVGTTRSADKADAIAATGVEPIVWPGADLGALIAEFPNVLVSAGPDSAGDPVLNAVEDAVTRAAIDLRWVGYLSTTGVYGDHAGDWVDEDTPLTPSTKRGRARVTAEARWQAIPDLPLHIFRLAGIYGPGRGPFAKVRAGTARRIIKQGQVFSRIHVEDIAQALELSLQRPDAGAVYNLCDDDPAPPQDVIAHAAELLGLPVPPAIPFEEADMTPMARSFYAESKKVRNDRTKQALGWVPQYPTYRSGLAALIEQDG; encoded by the coding sequence ATGGACAAAACGCTGCTTTCAATCGGTCACGGTTTTAGCGCGCGCGCATTGGCGGCGCGTCTGGTGCCGCAGGGCTGGCGTATCGTCGGCACCACGCGCAGCGCTGACAAGGCCGACGCCATTGCCGCCACGGGTGTAGAGCCGATCGTTTGGCCCGGCGCTGATCTGGGCGCGTTGATCGCAGAGTTTCCCAACGTGCTTGTCTCCGCCGGACCGGACAGTGCTGGCGACCCTGTGTTGAATGCGGTGGAAGATGCGGTCACCCGCGCGGCCATCGATCTACGGTGGGTTGGCTATCTGTCGACCACGGGCGTTTACGGCGATCACGCGGGCGATTGGGTGGACGAAGACACGCCTCTCACACCATCGACAAAGCGCGGGCGTGCCCGGGTCACGGCAGAGGCGCGGTGGCAGGCGATCCCTGATTTGCCGCTGCATATCTTTCGTTTGGCGGGCATCTATGGCCCCGGGCGCGGCCCCTTTGCCAAGGTGCGTGCCGGTACGGCGCGGCGGATCATCAAGCAGGGGCAGGTGTTTTCCCGCATCCACGTCGAAGACATTGCCCAAGCGCTTGAGCTGTCATTGCAGCGCCCCGATGCGGGGGCTGTCTATAACCTGTGCGACGACGACCCCGCGCCGCCTCAGGATGTGATCGCTCACGCGGCGGAACTGCTCGGCCTGCCCGTGCCCCCCGCGATCCCGTTTGAAGAGGCCGATATGACCCCGATGGCCCGCAGCTTTTACGCGGAAAGCAAGAAGGTTCGGAACGACCGCACCAAGCAGGCGTTGGGCTGGGTACCGCAGTACCCGACCTATCGATCGGGGCTTGCGGCATTGATTGAACAAGACGGCTGA